Proteins co-encoded in one Arthrobacter sp. ERGS1:01 genomic window:
- a CDS encoding VOC family protein: MTDTQNIDPTTAADGQFTTGGIPHGFTSLTPFIAVPNAKAAVAFYQELFGARLIGSTEFGGVVVHAELDFGQGRLQLGEPNPDYHLVPPPAGEDDCYSLAYYSADADSLVARAQAAGATVREPLANFVSGDRFASIRDPFGVRWSIMTRVEDLSEEESARRVAEWAATQG, translated from the coding sequence ATGACAGATACCCAGAACATTGACCCCACCACCGCGGCCGACGGCCAGTTCACAACAGGAGGCATTCCCCACGGTTTCACGAGCCTCACGCCGTTCATCGCGGTCCCGAACGCCAAGGCGGCCGTTGCGTTCTACCAGGAGCTCTTTGGTGCGCGGCTGATTGGCTCCACCGAGTTTGGCGGGGTCGTGGTCCATGCGGAACTTGATTTCGGCCAGGGCCGCCTGCAGCTTGGCGAACCGAACCCCGACTACCACCTGGTGCCGCCGCCCGCCGGCGAAGACGACTGCTATTCGTTGGCTTACTACTCCGCCGATGCGGATTCGCTGGTGGCCCGTGCCCAGGCGGCGGGGGCGACGGTCCGCGAGCCGCTGGCAAACTTTGTCTCCGGTGACCGCTTCGCGAGCATCCGGGACCCGTTCGGGGTCCGCTGGTCCATCATGACGCGCGTGGAGGACCTGTCCGAGGAGGAGAGCGCGCGGCGAGTGGCAGAATGGGCCGCGACCCAGGGCTGA
- a CDS encoding helix-turn-helix transcriptional regulator — translation MASQFKGILYPARLPDFHRLPAGPEVAELVQWFWIPEWDIDPGRTSRQQLIAFPASNLVVEPGGVEFSGPTTRVAHRDLSGRSWAVGALLRPAAIPAFTADPGSLRDTSLHPDAPELQASVTAAMAGADPGERRQRAADALAVWLAAAVGPVSAEARAANRMVEVIGGSAEVLRIEDVADVLATSPRTLQRLARKYVGLSPSALIRRRRLQEAADRSRTEPLAELADIAADLGYADHAHLCKDFQRYLGFTPSSYRRSVGGDR, via the coding sequence GTGGCCAGTCAATTCAAAGGCATCCTGTACCCGGCCCGCCTGCCGGACTTTCACCGACTTCCGGCGGGGCCGGAGGTTGCCGAGCTGGTGCAATGGTTTTGGATCCCCGAATGGGACATCGACCCCGGCCGCACCTCGCGGCAGCAGCTGATCGCGTTCCCGGCGTCGAACCTCGTGGTGGAGCCGGGCGGGGTCGAATTTTCCGGACCAACCACGCGGGTGGCCCACCGCGACCTGAGTGGCAGGAGCTGGGCAGTGGGGGCACTGCTGCGCCCTGCCGCGATTCCGGCCTTTACCGCGGACCCGGGCAGTTTGCGGGACACATCGCTGCACCCCGATGCCCCGGAGCTCCAAGCGTCCGTGACGGCGGCCATGGCGGGCGCCGACCCCGGCGAGCGCCGACAGCGCGCGGCCGATGCCCTTGCGGTCTGGCTGGCGGCAGCGGTCGGGCCGGTATCCGCCGAGGCTCGTGCAGCAAACCGAATGGTGGAGGTGATCGGCGGCTCCGCCGAGGTGCTGCGGATTGAGGATGTTGCGGACGTTTTGGCAACCTCCCCCCGGACGCTCCAGCGCCTGGCCCGGAAGTATGTGGGCCTGAGCCCGTCGGCGCTCATTCGGCGCCGCCGCCTGCAGGAGGCCGCGGACAGGTCCCGCACCGAACCACTGGCGGAGCTGGCGGACATCGCCGCCGATCTTGGCTATGCCGACCATGCTCATCTGTGCAAGGACTTCCAGCGGTACCTGGGGTTCACCCCGAGCAGCTACCGGCGGTCGGTGGGCGGCGACCGTTAA
- a CDS encoding endonuclease/exonuclease/phosphatase family protein: protein MALLARHPNPPARSRAGLRAGAAVVPGSAALSLLLLGHAQVPDVAGMGLLLDSGLIWLGAAIPALGLLALAARRKRVAVVVLVPALVWAFMFVPGMVPLAWSVPHTAGTPMTVASQNLQAGSGTAAESAETLADSGAQVVALQEIAGTARDSVAAELGARYEYSYQVGTVGLWSSYPILNARPEGLGLGWNRALSADLATPAGTVRIYVVHAASARPADHAERDTMLTSLARAIAADPSKRIVAVGDFNAASTDRHFAPLLDLLAEPRQDAGLAGFTWPASPFPVTRLDHVLQRGMSATSNTVLRAGAGDHLALRTSFTL, encoded by the coding sequence ATGGCACTGCTTGCACGACACCCTAATCCCCCGGCACGGTCCCGGGCCGGCCTTCGCGCCGGCGCCGCCGTCGTCCCGGGTTCGGCCGCCCTGTCCCTGCTGTTGCTGGGCCACGCGCAGGTGCCTGACGTCGCCGGAATGGGTCTGTTGCTTGATTCCGGACTGATCTGGCTGGGTGCCGCGATCCCCGCACTCGGGCTCCTGGCCCTTGCCGCCCGGCGCAAGCGCGTTGCCGTCGTCGTGCTTGTGCCTGCCCTGGTCTGGGCATTCATGTTTGTTCCCGGCATGGTGCCCCTTGCCTGGTCGGTACCGCACACCGCCGGGACCCCGATGACGGTGGCCAGCCAGAATCTGCAGGCCGGTTCCGGGACGGCCGCCGAATCCGCTGAAACCCTCGCCGATTCGGGCGCCCAGGTGGTGGCGCTGCAGGAGATCGCCGGCACCGCCCGCGACTCCGTGGCGGCCGAACTTGGCGCCCGCTACGAGTACTCCTATCAGGTGGGCACCGTGGGATTGTGGAGCAGCTACCCCATCCTCAACGCCCGGCCGGAGGGCCTGGGCCTGGGCTGGAACCGGGCGCTGTCCGCCGATCTGGCCACGCCCGCCGGTACCGTGCGCATCTATGTGGTCCATGCGGCGTCGGCGCGGCCGGCGGACCACGCCGAGCGGGACACCATGCTCACCAGCCTTGCCCGGGCCATCGCGGCGGATCCCAGCAAGCGCATCGTGGCCGTGGGAGATTTCAACGCCGCCTCAACCGACCGCCACTTCGCCCCGTTGCTGGACCTCCTTGCCGAGCCCCGCCAGGACGCGGGGCTGGCCGGATTCACCTGGCCGGCGTCCCCGTTCCCGGTGACCCGCCTTGACCACGTACTCCAGCGCGGCATGAGCGCCACCTCGAATACTGTGCTCCGCGCCGGTGCTGGCGACCACCTCGCCCTGCGCACCAGTTTCACCCTATGA
- a CDS encoding carboxylesterase/lipase family protein, with protein sequence MTTHDAGTESAPLVTTSSGRVRGTVRDGIERFLGIPYADAPLGPLRFALPAPPSAWAGERDATSAGPTAPQNPYGGALARILPTVIIPGEEFLNLNIATPADRGTGLLPVMVWFHGGSLQHGSNALAGYDGGAFARDGIVFVAPNYRLGAEGFSVLDGAPLNLGLADQLAALRWVRAEISRFGGDPKRVTVFGQSAGGNTISALLAHPEAPELFGRAIIQSGPLTALPRAKAGKITALMAKDLGIPATRAAFMNVSSAELLAAQARATAGSTPITGGTGYSLALDPELVPANPQDALEAGAGAGIELLIGTTTDEARLWLVPTGLVMKLNRLHLAVARRKVGISAAAVRLFTRNRPNSVTGEILGALATDKLLRVPVNQVADARLARGASTHVYEFSWPSPVEYLRAAHAVELGFVFDDLASGDSIGLAGADAPQSLATAMHKAWVDFAVSGDPGWQAWTAERPVKMFDGDANPVVAAPRDDERRAILGDTKEAL encoded by the coding sequence ATGACCACGCACGACGCCGGCACCGAGTCCGCGCCCCTTGTCACCACCTCCTCCGGCCGGGTCCGCGGCACGGTCCGTGACGGCATTGAAAGGTTCCTGGGCATCCCCTACGCGGACGCCCCCCTGGGCCCGTTGCGGTTCGCCCTGCCGGCGCCGCCTTCCGCGTGGGCCGGCGAGCGCGACGCCACCTCGGCGGGTCCCACTGCGCCGCAGAATCCCTATGGCGGCGCGCTTGCCCGCATCCTCCCCACCGTCATCATCCCGGGCGAGGAGTTCCTGAACCTGAACATCGCCACCCCGGCGGATCGCGGAACCGGGCTGTTGCCCGTCATGGTGTGGTTCCACGGCGGGTCCCTGCAGCACGGCTCCAATGCCCTGGCCGGCTACGACGGCGGGGCATTCGCCCGCGACGGGATCGTCTTTGTTGCCCCCAACTATCGGCTGGGCGCCGAGGGCTTCTCCGTGCTGGACGGTGCGCCGCTGAACCTGGGCCTTGCCGATCAATTGGCGGCGCTACGGTGGGTGCGGGCGGAGATTTCGCGCTTTGGCGGGGATCCGAAGCGGGTGACGGTCTTTGGCCAGTCCGCTGGCGGCAACACCATTTCCGCGCTGCTGGCGCACCCCGAGGCGCCGGAACTGTTTGGCCGGGCCATCATCCAAAGCGGGCCGCTCACCGCACTCCCCCGGGCCAAGGCCGGCAAGATCACCGCCCTCATGGCCAAGGACCTGGGCATCCCGGCTACGCGGGCCGCGTTCATGAACGTCTCCTCCGCGGAACTGCTGGCCGCCCAGGCCCGCGCCACGGCCGGTTCCACCCCCATCACCGGCGGAACGGGTTACTCCCTTGCGCTGGATCCGGAGCTGGTGCCGGCCAATCCGCAGGACGCGCTGGAAGCCGGGGCCGGTGCCGGAATTGAGTTGTTGATCGGCACCACCACGGATGAGGCCCGGCTCTGGCTGGTCCCCACGGGGCTCGTCATGAAGCTCAACCGGCTGCACCTGGCCGTGGCCCGCCGCAAGGTGGGCATCTCCGCGGCCGCCGTCAGGCTGTTCACCCGCAACCGCCCCAATTCGGTCACGGGGGAAATCCTGGGCGCTTTGGCCACGGACAAGCTGTTGCGCGTCCCCGTCAACCAGGTGGCCGACGCCCGGCTGGCCCGCGGCGCCTCCACCCATGTGTACGAGTTCTCCTGGCCCAGCCCCGTGGAATACCTGCGGGCCGCGCACGCCGTCGAGCTCGGGTTTGTCTTTGACGACCTTGCCTCCGGTGACTCAATCGGGCTGGCCGGAGCCGACGCCCCACAATCCCTGGCCACTGCGATGCACAAGGCGTGGGTGGACTTCGCCGTCTCCGGGGACCCCGGCTGGCAGGCCTGGACGGCGGAGCGTCCCGTGAAGATGTTTGACGGCGACGCCAACCCCGTGGTTGCAGCCCCGCGCGATGATGAACGGCGCGCCATTCTGGGAGATACAAAGGAAGCTTTGTAG
- a CDS encoding MarR family winged helix-turn-helix transcriptional regulator encodes MSDYDIDPRGEDITRVAGELRVVIGKLRRRMNQGKAFGDFTPSQIAALARLENDGPATVTTLAGAEGVRPQSMGAKLSVLAAAGLISGAPDPSDGRQTIWSLTETAVETVRAARAAKDDWLVRTITANLTDEEAGQLAKGVAILTRLANS; translated from the coding sequence ATGAGCGACTACGACATCGACCCCCGGGGCGAAGACATCACCCGTGTGGCCGGTGAACTGCGGGTGGTCATTGGCAAGCTGCGGCGACGCATGAACCAGGGCAAGGCCTTTGGCGACTTCACACCGTCACAAATTGCCGCGCTTGCCAGGCTTGAAAACGACGGCCCGGCCACCGTGACCACCCTGGCCGGGGCCGAGGGCGTGCGCCCGCAATCCATGGGCGCCAAGCTTTCCGTTCTTGCCGCGGCAGGGCTGATCAGCGGAGCACCCGATCCCTCCGACGGGCGCCAAACCATCTGGTCCCTGACCGAGACTGCCGTCGAAACGGTCCGGGCCGCCCGCGCCGCCAAGGACGACTGGCTGGTTCGCACCATCACCGCCAACCTCACCGACGAGGAAGCCGGGCAGCTCGCCAAAGGCGTTGCCATTCTCACCCGCCTCGCCAATTCCTAA
- a CDS encoding isochorismatase family protein, with protein sequence MPVTTLDAKTALIVVDLQNGIVGLPTAHPAAGVVANAALLAEEFRKRNLPVVLVAVAGGAPGRTEQAPRANGERPADWEDLAPELNQQVSDHTVTKRTWGAFSNTGLLEILQGEGVTQLVVVGIATSIGVESTARQAQEHGFNVTLAVDAMTDMNADAHTNSVSRIFPRLGETGTTREIIDLLDASRA encoded by the coding sequence ATGCCAGTGACAACCCTTGACGCCAAGACCGCACTCATCGTCGTCGACCTGCAAAACGGCATTGTCGGCCTGCCCACCGCCCACCCGGCGGCCGGCGTCGTCGCCAACGCGGCACTGCTGGCGGAGGAATTCCGCAAGCGCAACCTTCCCGTGGTACTGGTGGCGGTTGCCGGCGGCGCACCCGGACGAACGGAACAGGCGCCGCGCGCAAACGGCGAACGCCCGGCGGACTGGGAGGATCTGGCTCCGGAGCTGAATCAGCAGGTGTCGGACCACACTGTCACCAAGCGGACGTGGGGCGCATTCAGCAACACCGGGCTCCTTGAAATCCTGCAGGGCGAAGGCGTCACGCAGCTCGTCGTCGTCGGCATTGCCACCAGCATCGGCGTCGAATCAACGGCACGCCAGGCCCAGGAGCACGGTTTCAACGTCACCCTCGCCGTCGACGCCATGACGGACATGAATGCCGACGCCCACACCAACAGCGTGAGCCGGATCTTCCCGCGCCTGGGCGAAACCGGTACCACGCGGGAGATCATCGACCTCCTGGACGCATCGCGGGCCTAA
- a CDS encoding MFS transporter gives MADTSAAGPPKPFGWRFISPLLLGSTLNPINSSMIATGLVGIGVDFHSGPGTTASLISVLYLCSAIMQPTMGKLSNLFGPRRVFLAGVVILFIGGVVGATAPAFGFLLLSRALIGVGTSAAYPTAMALVRGRADAAGDGVPGRVLGNFSIASQITVVFGLPLGGVLAGAFGWRALFLVNVPLALITFILTLVGVPKDGPAPRRGLKGLVTAVDIPGIMLFAGTVASLLVFLADLARPQWWLAVVVLVLGTALILWERRAGKPLIDVRMLARHRPLQRTYLRQMLVGLGIYTALYGTSQWMEQSAGLSPSTVGLVLLPLSGLSIVIARVVSNKGWVRMPLVLAGVALMLTAAVMLLITHESGIPVLIGMSLLFGFSNGFSGFANQATLYVQTPANDIAVASGLYRTFSYIGAIFSASLISITFGASATDSGFHTLGWVIGGIGAAVLVLTLVDKAIPRFANAADEAETPVPEKHAAA, from the coding sequence ATGGCAGACACCTCCGCCGCGGGCCCGCCGAAACCCTTCGGCTGGCGTTTCATCTCCCCACTGTTGCTTGGTTCAACCCTGAACCCGATCAACAGCTCGATGATCGCCACTGGCCTGGTGGGCATCGGTGTTGACTTCCATTCGGGCCCCGGCACCACGGCAAGCCTGATCTCGGTGTTGTACCTGTGCAGCGCCATCATGCAGCCCACCATGGGCAAACTGTCCAATCTGTTTGGCCCGCGACGGGTCTTTTTGGCCGGAGTCGTAATCCTCTTCATTGGCGGAGTGGTGGGCGCAACGGCACCCGCATTTGGATTCCTGCTGCTTTCACGGGCGTTGATCGGGGTGGGTACGTCCGCCGCCTACCCCACCGCCATGGCCCTGGTCCGTGGACGCGCTGACGCCGCGGGAGACGGCGTTCCCGGCCGGGTTCTGGGCAACTTCTCCATTGCCTCCCAGATCACCGTGGTGTTCGGCCTGCCACTGGGCGGAGTGTTGGCCGGGGCTTTTGGCTGGCGGGCCTTGTTCCTGGTCAATGTGCCGCTGGCCCTGATCACCTTCATCCTGACGCTCGTTGGCGTGCCCAAGGACGGCCCGGCACCACGCCGGGGCCTCAAGGGACTGGTGACCGCCGTCGACATTCCCGGCATCATGTTGTTTGCCGGCACCGTCGCGTCCTTGCTGGTGTTCCTTGCCGACCTGGCCCGGCCGCAGTGGTGGTTGGCCGTCGTCGTCCTTGTCCTGGGAACGGCCCTGATCCTCTGGGAGCGGCGCGCCGGCAAGCCCCTGATCGATGTGCGCATGCTGGCGCGACACCGGCCGCTGCAACGGACGTATCTGCGGCAGATGCTGGTGGGGTTGGGCATTTACACGGCGCTCTACGGAACCAGCCAGTGGATGGAACAAAGCGCCGGACTGAGTCCCTCCACCGTGGGATTGGTGCTGCTGCCGCTGTCCGGGCTGAGCATCGTCATTGCCCGAGTCGTCTCCAACAAGGGCTGGGTGCGCATGCCCCTGGTCCTTGCCGGCGTGGCCTTGATGCTGACGGCGGCCGTGATGCTGCTGATCACCCACGAATCCGGCATTCCGGTGCTCATTGGCATGTCCTTGCTGTTTGGCTTCAGCAACGGCTTCAGCGGATTCGCAAACCAGGCCACCCTGTACGTGCAGACTCCCGCCAATGACATCGCCGTGGCCTCCGGGCTCTACCGGACTTTCAGCTACATTGGCGCAATCTTTTCGGCGAGCCTGATCAGTATCACGTTCGGGGCCTCCGCCACCGATAGCGGCTTCCACACCCTCGGCTGGGTCATTGGCGGCATCGGCGCGGCAGTGTTGGTCCTGACGCTTGTTGACAAGGCCATCCCACGCTTTGCCAACGCCGCCGACGAGGCTGAAACGCCCGTTCCGGAAAAACACGCGGCCGCCTGA
- a CDS encoding SAM-dependent methyltransferase, whose amino-acid sequence MATFDAEFWDTRYGSSTKVWSGNPNPQLVAEATALPPGTALDVGSGEGADTIWLARHGWRVTGVDFSQVALDRAAAHVAGAANDDVPDLITWARHDLLGWTPPARAFDLVSAQFMHLPREPRESLYGRLADAVAPGGTLLIVGHAHSDVHSGAHRPDVPDLFFTADDVAASLDPAAWRILVAEDRPRNVAGDDGEQTTVHDVVLKAERLA is encoded by the coding sequence ATGGCGACATTTGATGCGGAATTTTGGGATACCCGTTACGGCTCGAGCACCAAGGTATGGAGCGGCAACCCCAACCCGCAGTTGGTCGCCGAAGCCACGGCACTTCCGCCGGGGACTGCGCTCGACGTTGGCAGCGGCGAAGGCGCGGACACCATCTGGCTGGCCCGGCACGGCTGGCGCGTCACCGGCGTCGACTTTTCACAGGTGGCCCTGGACCGGGCTGCCGCTCATGTTGCCGGAGCCGCCAACGACGACGTGCCTGACCTGATCACCTGGGCTCGGCACGACCTGCTGGGTTGGACGCCCCCTGCTCGGGCCTTTGACCTTGTGTCCGCCCAGTTCATGCATCTTCCGCGTGAGCCACGGGAGTCCTTGTACGGCCGTCTTGCCGATGCAGTGGCGCCCGGCGGAACGCTGTTGATCGTGGGGCACGCGCACTCGGACGTGCATTCCGGCGCGCACCGCCCTGATGTCCCGGACTTGTTCTTCACCGCCGATGACGTCGCCGCCTCCCTTGATCCCGCGGCCTGGCGCATTCTTGTGGCCGAGGACCGTCCACGGAATGTGGCCGGGGACGACGGCGAACAGACCACTGTCCACGACGTTGTGCTGAAAGCCGAACGCCTGGCCTAA
- a CDS encoding HNH endonuclease: protein MVAQLDAALAHVLADRAAVRAGDADDLLRNALGEGRSLEAVADLAGHAGGTKTAATKAATRAGDATAVLAALGGVVEAGVGFDPFVVDRVDPGALVDVISAAEGAKNALCAVQARAEVLLMAQQRLTQARAGIETNKLGQGVGTQIGLARAESPHRGRQLGELAQVLVRELPHTLTALGTGVLNEYRAGIIARETVFLTQDHRAAVDELLCADPRQLSGWGNRELAARARNAAYTLEPEVFVQRLEKAETDRYVSLRPAADGMTLLTALLPLRHGVKVLATLTRIADSAKAAGDVRGKGQLMADTLLHRLTNHTPCTPHPNPKPGPAGLLEPSGTDRRNPRTGVSAVTDAWVASCTQVVEPEILVELIMTDRALFDGANDPAILAGYDPIPAPTARTWILGTTTSRESSGNNDGSGDGRGGGRVSRVWLKRLFTHPDNNILLAMDSKARLFPEGMKEFLRLRDQRCATPWCDAPIRQYDHIKAYAAGGPTSTSNGQGLCTACNQIKETPGWHTHTNHPANPDPTVDHYADNTSPTNHGTTADGATLPGTRITTPTGHHYTTQPPPLPGATDRSSIQRC from the coding sequence GTGGTGGCGCAGCTCGATGCGGCCCTCGCCCACGTCCTCGCGGACCGGGCTGCCGTGCGGGCCGGCGACGCTGATGATCTGCTCCGCAACGCCCTGGGTGAGGGGCGGTCGTTGGAGGCGGTGGCGGATCTGGCCGGCCACGCCGGCGGCACCAAAACCGCCGCCACGAAGGCCGCGACCCGGGCCGGTGACGCCACGGCTGTCCTTGCCGCCCTGGGCGGGGTAGTGGAGGCGGGGGTGGGTTTTGACCCATTCGTGGTGGACCGGGTGGATCCCGGCGCCCTGGTCGATGTCATCTCGGCCGCTGAAGGGGCGAAGAACGCCCTGTGCGCGGTCCAAGCCCGGGCCGAAGTTCTCTTGATGGCCCAGCAACGCCTCACCCAGGCCCGGGCCGGGATCGAGACCAACAAACTCGGCCAGGGTGTGGGGACCCAAATCGGGTTGGCCCGGGCGGAGTCTCCGCATCGGGGACGACAACTAGGTGAACTCGCCCAAGTCCTGGTGCGGGAACTACCCCACACCCTCACCGCCTTGGGGACCGGAGTGTTGAATGAGTACCGGGCCGGAATCATCGCCCGCGAAACCGTCTTCCTCACCCAAGACCACCGAGCCGCTGTTGATGAGCTTCTCTGTGCCGACCCGAGACAACTATCCGGGTGGGGGAATCGTGAACTGGCCGCCCGGGCCCGGAACGCCGCCTACACCCTGGAACCGGAAGTCTTCGTGCAACGGTTGGAGAAGGCAGAAACCGACCGTTATGTTTCCCTGCGTCCGGCCGCGGACGGCATGACCCTGCTCACCGCACTCCTACCCCTACGCCACGGCGTGAAAGTCCTGGCGACCCTGACCCGGATCGCCGACAGCGCGAAAGCCGCCGGCGACGTGCGGGGCAAGGGCCAACTCATGGCCGACACCCTCCTCCACCGCCTCACAAACCACACCCCCTGCACCCCACACCCAAACCCGAAACCGGGACCCGCGGGACTGTTGGAACCCTCGGGCACTGATCGTCGGAATCCTCGGACCGGGGTCAGCGCGGTCACTGATGCGTGGGTGGCCAGCTGTACGCAGGTGGTGGAGCCGGAGATCCTGGTGGAGTTGATCATGACGGATAGGGCGCTCTTCGACGGTGCGAACGATCCCGCGATCCTGGCCGGCTACGACCCGATCCCAGCCCCGACCGCCCGCACCTGGATCCTAGGCACCACCACCAGCCGTGAAAGTAGTGGGAACAACGACGGTAGTGGAGACGGGCGTGGCGGGGGTCGGGTGTCGCGGGTGTGGTTGAAACGGCTCTTTACCCACCCCGACAACAACATACTGTTGGCCATGGATTCGAAAGCGAGGTTGTTTCCGGAGGGGATGAAGGAATTCCTGCGCCTGCGCGATCAACGCTGTGCGACGCCGTGGTGTGATGCGCCGATCCGCCAATACGACCACATCAAGGCCTACGCCGCCGGCGGACCCACCAGCACCAGCAACGGCCAAGGACTGTGCACCGCCTGCAACCAGATAAAGGAAACTCCCGGCTGGCACACCCACACAAACCACCCAGCAAACCCGGACCCCACCGTTGACCACTACGCCGACAACACCAGCCCAACCAACCACGGCACTACCGCCGACGGCGCCACCCTGCCCGGCACCCGAATCACCACCCCCACCGGCCACCACTACACAACCCAACCACCACCCCTCCCCGGCGCAACAGACAGGTCGTCAATCCAACGGTGCTGA
- a CDS encoding GNAT family N-acetyltransferase has protein sequence MSDLAAFDLIANPPSLEEYLSLRRDCGLSLKTPEQGAGALTGSWYFCHIRDRETGKAVAMGRIIGDGGWCFHIADMATLPQFQGRGLGRQVLDALVAQIRINAPDNPYITLVADPPGRRLYEQAGFSEINPSRGMELPWVRS, from the coding sequence ATGTCTGATTTGGCCGCCTTTGACCTGATTGCTAATCCTCCGTCGCTCGAGGAGTACCTAAGCCTGCGCAGGGACTGCGGCTTGTCGCTGAAAACCCCTGAGCAGGGTGCAGGCGCCCTGACGGGCAGTTGGTACTTTTGCCACATTCGTGATCGGGAAACAGGCAAGGCCGTGGCCATGGGACGGATCATCGGCGACGGTGGCTGGTGCTTTCACATTGCCGATATGGCTACACTGCCGCAGTTCCAAGGTCGCGGCTTGGGCCGGCAGGTCTTGGATGCGTTAGTGGCACAGATCCGCATCAACGCCCCCGACAATCCCTACATCACTCTCGTAGCCGACCCTCCGGGCAGGCGTCTGTATGAGCAGGCGGGATTCTCCGAAATCAATCCTTCCCGTGGCATGGAACTGCCATGGGTGCGTTCTTGA
- a CDS encoding maleylpyruvate isomerase family mycothiol-dependent enzyme codes for MNLENDPEQAARLCVEAQARLLRSVAQLLDEAISSPSNLPGWTVGHVLTHLARNADAHARRVSGALRGEDVPKYANGAEQRQAEIEDGSSRPSREIQADLEKSCARLEEVFAQGTAAGWPNGHFLGGAHYGVSGCPAHRLREVEMHHVDLGLGYTPQDWPDDYVAWDLQELLATVPERLGSAGEQRSFMAWLAGRGPLDATSTLGPW; via the coding sequence GTGAATCTAGAAAATGATCCGGAGCAGGCAGCCAGGCTCTGCGTCGAAGCTCAGGCCAGGTTGCTTCGCAGCGTGGCTCAGCTGTTGGATGAGGCGATCAGCTCGCCGAGCAATTTGCCCGGCTGGACCGTTGGACACGTTTTGACCCATCTTGCCCGCAACGCCGACGCGCACGCGCGTCGTGTGTCAGGGGCATTGCGAGGCGAAGACGTGCCCAAATACGCGAACGGGGCGGAACAGCGGCAAGCCGAGATTGAGGACGGATCCAGCCGCCCTTCAAGGGAGATCCAGGCCGATCTTGAAAAAAGTTGCGCACGTCTGGAAGAGGTTTTCGCCCAAGGCACCGCAGCAGGATGGCCCAATGGACACTTCCTCGGCGGGGCCCACTACGGCGTGTCCGGTTGCCCCGCGCACAGGCTTCGCGAGGTGGAGATGCACCATGTGGATCTTGGGCTCGGCTACACGCCCCAGGACTGGCCCGACGACTATGTGGCCTGGGACCTGCAGGAACTGCTTGCCACGGTCCCGGAAAGGCTTGGCTCGGCCGGCGAACAGCGCAGCTTCATGGCATGGCTGGCTGGACGGGGCCCGTTGGATGCCACATCCACCCTGGGCCCCTGGTAA
- a CDS encoding GNAT family N-acetyltransferase, giving the protein MILASFTQAGSTFQLRRAAESDVGPIIELIARDQLRASIESSDPADRGPYLAAFHAIDADPAQLLCVVDSADGEVVATMQLTFIPGLARAGSLRLQIEAVRVDERLRGNGLGSAMMEWAVAEGRRRGAALVQLTSDNTRLDAHRFYERLGFAKSHAGFKLLL; this is encoded by the coding sequence ATGATTCTCGCAAGCTTCACCCAGGCCGGCTCGACGTTCCAGCTGCGCCGGGCCGCTGAGTCCGACGTCGGCCCGATCATTGAGCTGATTGCCCGCGACCAGCTGCGGGCCTCCATTGAATCCAGCGACCCGGCCGACCGCGGACCCTATCTCGCCGCGTTCCACGCCATCGACGCCGACCCCGCGCAATTGCTGTGCGTCGTGGATTCGGCCGATGGAGAGGTGGTGGCGACCATGCAGCTGACGTTCATTCCCGGTCTGGCCCGTGCGGGATCCCTGCGGCTGCAGATCGAGGCCGTCCGGGTCGATGAACGACTGCGCGGCAACGGGCTCGGTTCGGCCATGATGGAGTGGGCCGTCGCGGAAGGCCGACGCCGGGGTGCGGCGCTGGTCCAGCTGACCAGTGACAATACCCGGCTCGACGCGCACCGCTTCTACGAGCGGCTCGGATTCGCGAAGTCGCATGCAGGGTTCAAGCTGCTGCTCTAG